Within Sphingomonas piscis, the genomic segment TCATCGTTGGCCGCAATGCCGCTGCCCTACACGCCTGACGGCCGCTATTTCATCCACCGCAGCAAGGCGGGGCCGAGGCTATGGCGCGCGGCCAATCCGAATCTGGACGAGAAGCAGCGGATGCGGATCGCGCGTGACCTGATGCGCGCGCGCCGGCTGATCAAAACCGCCAAGGGCAATGAGGAAGTGCTCGACGCCATTCGGGCGCAAGTGGATCGGGCGAAGCAGGCGCTTGGCGAACGCGGTCCCGCATGGTGGACCGACAAGGCACCGGACTATGACCGGTCACTGGTCAAGAACACACCCTACGCCGCCTGGTGGGAGGAGTGGCAGCGAAGCCGCCCTAGCACGTAGCCGCTCGCCTGCAGCCGAGGCCGCGAGCTGCCGTTTGACGGCGGCCGAATTTTGCGCGAGCCTGTTGCTCATGATGATCATCGCCATCGCGCTCGCCGCCGCCGCTCAACAGCCCAAACCCGAAGAGACGGAGCAGTGGACCCCTGTCCCGCCGATCGTCACGCCGGGACCGGTCACCTCGCCGGCGCCGCCGTCCGATGCCGTCGTGCTGTTGGGTAGTGGCACCGATCTCAAGGAATGGGCGTCGATGGACGGCAAAGCCGCTGCCTGGACCTTAAATCGCGACGGCAGCGTCACCGTCAAGAAGGGCACCGGCAACATTCAGACGCGGCGCAGCTTCACTAACTATCAGCTGCATCTGGAATGGCGCGTGCCGGTGGGCATCAAGGGCGAAGGCCAGGGCCGCGGCAATAGCGGGTTGTTCCTGGCGTCCACCGGAGCCGGTGACAGCGGCTATGAGCTGCAGATCGTCGACAGTTTCAACAACAAGACCTACGTCAACGGCCAAGCCGCCAGCATCTACAAGCAGTCGCCGCCGCTCGCCAACGCGATGCGCGCGCCCGGGCAGTGGCAGACCTATGACGTGATCTGGCATGCGCCGGTCTTCAATGCCGACGGCAGCGTCAAGTCGCAGGCCAGAGTCACCGCCTTTCACAACGGCGTGCTGGTGCAGGACGATTATCATGTAACCGGTGAGACGGCTTATATCGGCAAGCCGCAGTACGAGGCGCACGGCCCGTCACCGATCAAGCTGCAGGATCATGGCGACCCCAGCCAGCCGATCAGCTTCCGCAACATCTGGGTGCGCGAGCTTCCCTAGCCCTCCTACACGGCCGGTCGCGTGCTTGGCTCCGTGCGGCCGGCCGAGATTGCGTTGCCCCGAGCTTAAGTTCGCACCTCGTGCGCCAAAACCTGGGACGATCGACAACTTAAGCGCGTCTCAGCGCACCAGCCGATAGCTGACGAAGGCAATGCTTTTGCCGTCGGGAGACCAGCTCGGCACGTTGATTGTCCCCTGCCCGCCGAACAGCCGGGTCAGCACCTTGGGCGGCGCGCTGCCGTCAGCCGGCATGATCCGCAGCAGGACGTCGCGGTTCGGTGGATGGTCGCCCAGCGCTACATCGAGCCCGAAGGAGATAAAGGCGACCCACTTGCCGTCCGGTGACAGGTGCGGGAACCAGTCGCGGAAGTTAGGGTCGGTCGTCACCTGCACGGGGTTCGAACCGTCGGCATTGGCGCGCCAGATCTGCATCGCCCCGGTGCGTGTCGAGTTGAACCAAAGCGACTTGCCGTCCGGCGACCATTCCGGCCCGTCGTTGGTGCCCGGTCCGGCGAGCAGCACGCGATCCTTGGTGCTGCCGATGTCGCGGCCCCAGATCTCATATTTGCCGTTGGTGGTGTGGACGTAAACATACGCCAACGTCTTCCCGTCGGGCGACCAGCCGTGCCAGTAGGACCGCGCGTCAGGATGGCTGACCCGAAGCACCGGTCTGTCCGACCCGCCGACCGGCAGCGTATAGATGCGCGACAGATTGTCGGGCTGGCTCTGGTCGGAAATGACGAGCTGGGTGCCGTCGGGCGACAGGCCGTGGTCGTTGTTGTTCTTCAGCTGCTTGCCGGTGTTGACCTGCACCGGCTGGCCGCCGTCGACCGCGATGCGCCAGATCTTGCCTTCGGCATTGTAGATCAGCGACTTGCCGTCCCGGCTCCAGTTCGGCGCTTCGATCTTGCCGGGGAAGTGGCGGACGACCCGGCGGCTCTGGACGCCGTCGACCTCCATCACCTCCAGGCTGGCCTCGACCCTCGCCGGGTAACCGGTGTCGGACACGTAGGCGAGCTTGGGAACGGCGATCTGCACGTTGGCAAAGTTGGCGGTCTCCACCACCGTGTCGTTATGCGCGGAAAGAGCCAGTCCGACGAGGTAGGGCGCCTGAAACGGGATCCGGAAGTTGCCGCCGGCATGGGCGAGCTTGCCGCCGTAGGGCGCGACCGAGAACCAGACGTAATCGCCTTCGCGCTCCAGTCGGATGCGTGCGCTGCTGGTTTTGAGCGCCGAGATGATCTGCCGCGTCGGGCCGTCCTGCACCTCGCGATATTGCATGGCGATCAGGCCGTCGCCGTGGACCATCACGTCGGCATACGGCGAGCCGGGCGTCTTGTTCTGGCGGATCATCACACCCGCCTTGCGATGCGGATCGGTGCCCTTGCCCTCAAACGACACGTCGGCGGAAATGTGGATGTCGCCCGTCCGCTCGGTCCAGGCATATTGGAAAGCGTCAGCTTCGCCCCAGATGTTGGCGCCGCTGGCAGTCAGGCGATAGCCCTTAGCGGCGAAGGCAGTCGTTCCTTTCACCGAGGTTTTGCCGATGTCGGCGCTCTGGTCGAAGATCCCGACCTTGGCCGCCGCTGGCGATGCGGCGAGCAACGCGCCGAGCGCCGCCACTAAGATGCCCCTCATCCTCTCTCCCCTTTTCCTGGAAATGAGTGTGCGGCGAGTTCGGCTAAGGCGCAAGCGGGCTTGCGCGAGTTCGCGCGGCAGCGCATTCCCAGGGAAAACAGGAGGGATGCATGACCGAGGAGATCGACCGTCGGACCACTTTGGCGGGGCTTGGAGCGATCGGCCTGACCGCCGCTGCCTGCGGATCTGCGCAGGTTCCGCCGGGCGGCGGACGCAAGCTCGGCTATGCCATTGTTGGGCTGGGCAGTTATGCGACGCGCCAGATCATGCCGCGCTTCAAGGATTGTCGTTTCTCACGGCTCACGGCGCTTGTCAGCGGCACGCCGTCCAAGCTTGAGCAATATGGCGAGGAATACGGCATCCCCGGACGCAACCGCTACAGCTACGCCAACTTCGACAGCATCCGGTCTAACCCGGACGTCGACATCGTCTACATCATCCTGCCCAACAGCATGCATGCCGAATATACGGTGCGCGCGGCCCGAGCCGGCAAGCATGTGATGTGCGAAAAGCCCATGGCGGTGAGCTCGGCCGAATGTCAGCAGATGATCGCCGCCTGCCGACAGGCAAACCGTAAGCTGATGATCGGCTATCGAAGCCGCTTTCAGCCGCACAATATCGAAGCGATCAGGCTGGCCCGGAGCCGCGCCGTCGGCAAGCCGGGCCTCATCGAATCCGAACATGGCTTCACAATCGGCGACCCGACCCAGTGGCGGTTGAAGCGTGCATTGTCGGGCGGCGGGTCGTTGATGGATATCGGCATCTACAGCGTCCAGGCGCTGCGCTACATGGCGGGCGAGGAGCCGGTGTCGGTGTCCTCGACCGAGTTCACCGACCGACGCGACGTCCGCTTCCGCGATTGCGAGGACCGGATCGCCTTCAACTTCCTCTTCCCCTCGGGTCTGATCGGCCAGGGATTCTCCTCCTACAACAGCAACCACAATCATCTCCGGCTTTCCGGAGACAAGGGCTGGATCGATCTCGATCCGGCCACCAGCTACGGCGGGCAGAAGATGCGGGTGCGGATCGGAAGCGACGAACGGGAGGTCGATCCGCCCGCCGGGCCGGGCGCCAACCAATTCGCCGCTCAGCTCGATCACCTTTCCCAATGCGTCCTCACCAACAGGGAGCCGATCGTGAACGGTGAAGAGGGTCTTCGCGACCTCAGGGTCATGGAGGCGATCTATCGCTCCATGAAGGAAGGCCGCACCATTCGCCTGTGAGCGCTTGCCGCGGGCAAAAGCTTCGCTAACAAGGTGAAAAGCCTTGGGAGAGGGAAACATGGTTGATTTGAGCCGCCGGCGTCTTTTGGCTGGTGCGGGGCTGCTGTCGGCGGGAGCATTGCTGCCCGGCTGCATGACGGCGCCGGCAGGCGGAAGTGGACGCATCCCGCCGGGCATTCAGTTGTGGACGGTCAAGGAAGAGGTCGCAAAGGACCTCGACGGCACGTTGCGGGCCCTTCGTACCATCGGGTTCAAGCGGGTCGAGGGCGCCGGTTGGCATGGTCGCACGCCGGCCCAGTTCCGCAAGTCGCTGGACGATGCCGGCCTGACGATGACCTCGGCGCACTACGGCCTCAAGGATCTGATCGACGACGCCGAAGGCAAGCTCGCCTTCGCCCGCGACGTTGGCGTTCCCTACGTGGTCGCCTCGTCGCCTGCCCCGCGCACGGCGCTCGACCTTAGCAAGCCGTGGCCGGTCGCGGTGGCTGAGGCGATGACGCCGGCCGACTGGCAGTCCAACGCCGAGGCGATGAACCGCATCGGCGCCCGCGCCCGGGAGATGGGCATGCGGTTCGGCTACCACAATCACAATGCCGAGCTGGTCGGCGAACTCGGCCGCACACCGCTCGACGAGATCGTGCGCCTGACCGACCCGGCCAATGTGGTGCTGGAACTCGACATCGGCTGGGTTGCCTCGGCCGGGTGGGATCCCCTCACCATCATCGCCCGCCACGCGCCGCGCATCCACCTGCTGCACATCAAGGACATTAAGACTAGCGAGCGGGCGCCCGGCAAGATGGTCGCCGACCCGAGCAGCACCGTACTTGGTCAGGGCACGATCGACTGGCCGGCCGTGTTCCGCGCCGTTCGTGGCTCGCCGATCCACAGCTATTTCTACGAGCAGGAAGACCCGTTCACGGAGCCGCCCTTGCAGGCGGCGGCCAAGAGCCTGGCCTACCTGCGCAGCATCAGCATTTAAGGTACCCGCATGCTTGTGAAGGATCCTATTCGGTACGCCATGATCGGCGGCGGCGAAGGCGCGTTCATCGGCCCGGTCCACCGCACCGCGGCAGCCATCGCCGGCAATTGCCAGTTGGTCGCAGGCGCGCTCAGCAGCGATCCCGAGCGGGCGCGCCGTTCGGGCGAGGCGATCGGCCTTGCGCCGGATCGCAGCTACACCAGCATCGCCGACCTGATCGCGGGCGAAAAGGCCCGTCCCGACGGCGCGGAATTTATCGCCATCGTCACGCCCAACCACGTCCATGCGCCGGCGGCGATCGCGGCGCTTGAAGCCGGCTTTCCGGTGCTTTGCGACAAGCCGCTGACCGACACGTTGCAGGCTGCGTTCGACATTGAGGCTGCAGCGCAGCGTACCGGCGGCATGCTGGGCGTTACCCACACCTACAACGCTTATCCGATGGCACGTCAGGCGCGGGAGCTGATCACCGGCGGCAAATATGGTGCGGTGCGCCGCGTCGCCGTGAAATACACCCAAGGCTGGCTCGCCAAGGCGGAGGACGGCGTCGGCAAGCAGGCCGAATGGCGCACCGATCCCAAGCGCTCAGGTCTTGCCGGCGCCTTCGGAGACATTGGTACCCACGCCTTCAACCTCGTCGAGTTCATGACCGGAGAGACGGTGACAAAGCTCGCCGCCGAACTGCGGGCTGCGGTCGAGGGCCGCCAGCTCGACGACGACGGAATGGCGATGTTCCACCTCCATGGCGGCGGACGCGGCACCCTGGTGGCGAGCCAGGTCTGCACCGGGGATGCCAACGGCTTGGCCATCTCGATCTGGTGCGAGGATGCAGGTTTCCACTGGGACCAGGAGCATCCCAACCACCTGCGCGTGAACCCGCGTGGGCAGCCGGAGCAGACCTGGACGCCGGGCGTCGACCGAAAATATCTGGGCGAACCGGCGATGATCGTCACCCGCACGCCGTCGGGCCATCCGGAAGGCTATCTCGAAGCCTTCGCCAACATCTACCACGACTTTGCCAAGGCCGTGCGCGGCGAGACGCTCGCCCACCCCGCCTTCACCGACCTTGCCGACGCGATGCGCGGCATGAAGTTCATCCAGGCCGCCCACGACAGCAGCGCCCAGGGCGCGGCGTGGGTCGACATCGACGGAGTTACAGCATGAAGGGTCCCGCCATCTTCCTCGCCCAGTTTGCGGGCGATCAGGAGCCGTTCAACAGCTTGCCGAGCATGGCCAAGTGGGCGGCCGAGCTCGGCTACAAGGGCATCCAGATCCCGACATGGGACGGGCGTCTGTTCGACCTGAAAAAGGCCGCGGAGAGCCAGGATTATTGCGACGAGGTGCAAGGCATCTGCCGTGAGGCCGGAGTCGAGGTGACGGAACTGTCGACCCACCTTCAGGGACAGCTGGTTGCCGTTCACCCGGCTTATGACGAATTGTTCGATGCCTTTGCGGCGCCCGAAGTGCAGGGCAAGCCCAAGGAGCGGACAGAGTGGGCGATCGATCAGGTCAAGATGGCCGCGCGCGCCAGCCGTCGCCTTGACCTCAACGCCCATGCGACCTTCTCCGGTGCCCTCCTTTGGCACACAGTCTACCCGTGGCCTCAGCGTCCGGCCGGCCTGGTCGACGAAGGCTTTGCCGAGCTTGCTCGCCGCTGGACACCGATCCTCGATGTGTTTGAGGAGAATGGCGTCGATGCGGCTTACGAGCTTCATCCCGGCGAGGATCTGCACGACGGCGTCACCTTTGAGCGCTTCCTGGAGTCGGTCGGCAATCACCCGCGTGCCAACATCCTCTACGATCCGAGCCATTTCGTGCTGCAGCAGCTCGACTACCTGCAGTTCATCGATTTCTACCACGAGCGGATCAAATGCTTCCACGTCAAGGACGCGGAGTTCCGCCCATCGGGCAAAGCTGGCGTCTACGGCAGCTATTCGGGCTGGCAGGAGCGGCCCGGCCGCTTCCGTTCGCTCGGCGACGGTGAGATCGACTTCGGCGGCATCTTCTCCAAGTTCACGCAGTACGGCTACGAAGGCTGGGCAGTGCTGGAGTGGGAATGCGCGCTGAAGCATCCCGAGCAGGGTGCCGCAGAAGGCGCGCCGTTCATCGAGGCGCACATGATCCGCAAGGCCGAGAAAGCATTCGACGATTTCGCCGGCGCCGGTCTAGACCATGAAAAAATCAAGCGCGTCCTCGGGCTCGCTCAATAACAGCAAGATAGGGAGGGGACACTCATGGACCGGCAGTACGATAACCGCCGCACGATCTACTGGATCTGCGTGCTGGCACTGTTCATCGCCGCATTCGCCAACTCGGTTCGTGCCGGCGCGGCAGGCGCGATGAAGGCGGCCCTGCTCGATCCGATCGACGCCCAGCATTCGGGCGAGATGATCGGCACCGTGCTCGGCAATTCCTTCCTCGGCTTCGCGATCAGCCTGCTGGTGATCAGTCCCCTGCTCGACCGCATCGGCGCGAAGCGCATCGTTCTGTTCGCCGCCGCCTGCTTCATCGTCGGGCCGGCGCTGGTGCTTCTGGCCGGCTCTTCGGGGTCGTCGGTGGTGCTCCTGCTCAACGTCGCCATGGTGATCTGGGGCTTTGGCTGGGGAGCGACGGAGGCGTCGATCAACCCAGTCATCGCCAGCGCGTACTCAGAGGAAAAGACCGGCAAGCTCAATGCGCTGCACGCCTGGTGGCCGGCCGGCCTGATCGTCGGCGGTCTCCTCTCGGTATTGTTCTTCAAGTCGCTGAACCTGCCGTGGCAGGCGCTCGTCGGCTTGTGCATCGTGCCGGCGGTTGCGCTTGCGGTCTGGGCGTCGCGTCACACCTTCCCCGTCACGGAAAGCACCGTCGCGGGCGTCAGCTTCGGCGACATGATGGCCGAACCGTTCAAGCGCCCGGGCTTCTGGGTGTTCTTTTTCATCATGTTTCTGGTGGCCTCGAGCGAGCTTGCACCGGGCGCATGGGTCGATGTCAGCCTCAGCAACACGGTCGGCATGTCGGGCATCCTAGTGCTGGTCTACGTGTCTGCCATCATGTTCGTCATGCGGCACTTCGCGGGCGCGCTTGCCCACCGTTTTTCTGACATGGGCCTGCTGCTGATGTGCACCGTTCCCGCAGCGATCGGCCTCTACATGCTGAGCCAGGCAAACTCGCCGGTCACGGCGCTGGTGGCGGCGACGGTCTGGGCATTCGGCGTCTGCTTTATGTGGCCGACGATGCTCGCCGCCGTGTCGCGGCGCTACCCGCGCTCGGGCTCCTGGGGTATCGGCTTGCTCGGCTTCGCTGGCGCGCTCGCCATCTACTTCGTGCTGCCGCAGCTCGGAGCGATCTACGACCGGGCCAAGCTGGAAGCGGCCGGCGGCGATGCGGCGTTCGCGTCTCTTCAAGCAGGACCGGAAATGCAGCGGGTGCTCGCTTATGCTGCGGAGCAGAGCTTCCAGGCCATTGCCGTAATTCCCGTGATCCTGTTCTTCATCTTCGGCGCCGTCTGGCTGGTAGAACGGCGGAAGCGCGGAAACGACGACGGGACGTCGATCGGAACACCGCTCTGACGATCGCGACCATTAAACTAGGATAATTCTCGGTAACTCGGCCATGGCTCGCGCATTAAAGCAGCCATGGCCCGTTATTTTTTCGACCTGAAGAACGATGTCGATGTCCGCGACGAGGAAGGTCGGGAGCTTGCCGGCCTCGATGAGGTTCGGACGGCCGCGGTCGCGGAAGCACGAGAGATGATGACCGAAAGCGTGCTTTCGGGTCACCTAAACCTCGATCATTTCATCCAGGTCCGCGATGAAGGCGGCACCGTGGTTTTGGTGATGCGGTTTGCCGAAGCCGTCGATGTTACCTCACGTGATGAACACATAGATTAGGACCCTCTTCGTACACCTGTGATAAGCCGAGCAACTTCAAACAGTTAAATGACGCCATGTCTCGCTTCTGATAAGGAAGGGACATCGCCAGGCAGATAACCGGGCTCTGGCGACTGAGAGAGGCTGCGCGCTCCCGCCCCCAATCATGTCGCGGGAGACTATAGTTGACGCCCCCCAGGACTCCTTCCGAACCTAGCCTGCAGCCGCTGCTGAGGAAGCTGGGCTACTGGCAGCCGCTGTCGCCCGAAGATCGCAAAGGCTATCCTTGATCTTCCGCACACGGTCCGGCGCTGCGAACCGGGCAATTACATCATCCGGGAGCATGACCGGGCGGAGAACGCCTGTGTGATCCTTTCGGGCTTCGCGATCCGCCATAAAATCGTCGGCGGCGGCCATCGGCAAATCCTGTCCATCCACATGAGGGGCGAAGCGGTCGACCTGCAGAACACGTTGCTGCGCACGTCCGACCATAGCGTCCAGATGCTGTCGCGCGGGGATGTCGCGTTGATCGCGCGTTCAAAGATCGAGCAGCTCGCCTTCGAACGGCCGGCGGTTGGCAAGGCGATGTGGATCGATACGCTGGTGGACGCCTCCATTCACCGGGAATGGGTCGCCAACATCGGCCGCCGCGACGCAAAGACCCGCATTGCGCACCTGCTTTGCGAATTATCGCTGCGCCTGAAGGTCGCCGGCCTTGGCGATCAGGACAATTACGAGATGCCGCTGACGCAGGAGCAGCTTGCCGATGCGACCGGCTTGACGCCTGTCCACGTCAACCGCAGCATCAAATATCTTGAGGCCGAAGGATTGATCGAACGCATAAGCCCGCGGTCGATCACTATCGGCGACTGGCGCAAGCTTGCCGACTTCGGCGACTTCAACAGCCAGTATCTGCACCTTCAGGATGGCGAGCCGGCACTGGCCTAAAGGGCAGCTTTTCGCCAAAAATTATCACTGTTTACTGGAACAGTTCCTGGCGCTTAACATTGGTGAAGGAACCCTCACGCGAGGCAAGTTAGTCCAGCGCATCACTAGTACGCGATGAGTGCCCCGTTGAGCGAACCCTCCTTGCTGACACCGCTGCTTCAAAGGTGGGGTCGCGCAGTCCAACTGACCAACGAAGACAAGCAGGCCATCATGGCCCTGCCGAGCACGCGCCGCATCTTCGAGCGCGATACCTACATCGTCCGGGAAGGCGAACCCCCTAACAACTGCAACCTGATCCTGCGCGGTTTCGCTTTCCGGCAGAAGCTGGTGAGCAACGGCGCCCGGCAGATCATCTCCCTGCACATTCCCGGCGAGTTCGTCGATCTTCAGAACATCCTGTTCGATGTTGCCGACGACAGCGTGCAGAGCCTCGGCCGTTCGGAAGTCGCGGTGGTGCCGAAGGCGGCGCTGACCGACCTGTTCGCGGCCAACCCGAACATCCGGCGCGCGGCGTGGCTCGACACGCTGGTGGATGCATCGGTGTTCCGGGAGTGGGTCGTGAACCTTGGCCGGCGGGACGCGCGCGGCCGTATCGCCCACCTTCTGTGCGAGCTGATGGCGCGGCTGAAGGCCTCCGGCCTGATGGACAGCCCCGTCTGCGACTTCCCGCTGACTCAGGAACAGATCGCCGACGCGACTGGCCTGACGCCCGTCCACACCAACCGGACTTTGCAGATGCTGCGCAGAGACGGGCTGATCAACCTGTCGTCAAGCAAGCTGACGATCCTGGACTGGAAGAAGCTGGCCGACATCGGCGACTTCAACGATCGCTACCTTCACCACGCGGGCTGATCCGTCCTAGCGGACGGCTCTCGCCGCGCTTATGAGCGATCCGATGCGCGGCCAGCCAGCCAGATTCGCCTTCGCCGCGATCCTGTTCGCGCTGACCGTGCGCCTGATGGTGCCCACGGGCTGGATGCCCGCCCCCGAAGGTGGGTTCAACATCGTGCCCTGCATCGCGGCAGCGCCGGCGCCTGCAGCCAAACACGGCCACGGCGGGCATGATGACCATGGCAAGAACCACGACAGCAGCAAGGAACACGGCAAGAGCGCCGACTGTGTTTTCGCGCCGCTGCTGGCAAGCGCGATGCTGCCGGACCTTGCGGTGCCCACAACGCCTTTCCTGTCCGTGCGGACGGTACCGGTTCCCGCCCCTCGGGGCGCGGCCAACCTGCCGACCGGTCCGCCGGCCCTTCCTCCACCCTCCACGGGACCGCCAGCCCTCGCCTGATCCGCACCATTCGCGACTTAATCAGGTGACCAAATATGCAGATGATTCATGCGCCCATGACGGCGCAGGAACCGGCGATCGTCGTCGTCGGCTCCCGTGAGGACGCTCATCAGGCGCCCAACACCACTGAAAGCAAGACTGCCGAAGAGCTTCGGCAGACGACCAATGTCCGCAACACGGAAGATGCGCTCCGCTACTTCCCCAGCCTGCTCGTCAGAAAGCGCCACATCGGCGACACGCAAGCGCCGCTCGCGACCCGCACCTCCGGCGTCGGCGCCAGTGCCCGCAGCCTGATCTATTCGGACGGCGTGCTGCTGTCGGCCTTGATCGGTAACAACAACAGCTTCGCCTCGCCGCGCTGGGGGATGGTGTCGCCCGAAGAGATCGACCGCGTCGACGTGCTCTACGGGCCCTTTTCGGCGCGCTACCCCGGCAATGCGATCGGCGGAGTGGTCGAGATCAGCACCCGCATGCCCGGCCATTTGCAGGGCAGTGTCACCGTCGCCGGCAACCGCCAGCACTTCGACCAATATGGCACGGACGGGAATTACCCTGCTTACCAAATTGCGGGGACGGTCGGCGACAAGGCTGGCCCGTTGTCGTGGTTCCTGTCGGCCAACCATGTCGACAGTAAAAGCCAGCCGCTCGCCTATATCACCGTCGCCCAATCGCCGACGAGTGCGACTCCAGGCCGTGCGGTCACCGGTGCCTTTGATCGTCTGAGCCGCACCGGATCGCCGATCTTCGTTATCGGCGCCGGTGGGTTCGAGCGCCAGCGGCAGGATAATTTTAAGGCCAAGATGGCGCTGGACCTGGCGAGCGGCTTCAAGGTCCGTTGGCAGTCCGCCGTGTTCCTCAACGACACGAACTCCCACGCGCGGACCTATCTGACGGACGCCGGCGGCAATGACGTACTCTCGGGCGTTGTGAACATTGGCGGTCGCAACATCTCGATCCCGGCCACGGCATTCTCCAACCAGGTCTACCGCTTCGATGAGCGGCATTGGATGCATTCCGCCAGCATCGAGCAGGCCGCGCCGGGCTTCTTTTGGTCGTTGACAGGGTCGATCTACGATTATGGCAAAAGCGAGCAGCGCATTGTTGGCTCGGCGGCAGCAATCGGCACCAATGGAGCGGGGTCGGTCGTGCGGATGAACGGCACCGGCTGGCGAACCCTGGACCTTCACGGTTACGCGCACGCGACCGGTGCCCATCAGGTGCATGTCGGCGCGCACTATGACGGCTTCACGCTGAAGAATGCTCGGTTCGCGACGGCCGACTGGAAGTC encodes:
- a CDS encoding TonB-dependent receptor, which translates into the protein MQMIHAPMTAQEPAIVVVGSREDAHQAPNTTESKTAEELRQTTNVRNTEDALRYFPSLLVRKRHIGDTQAPLATRTSGVGASARSLIYSDGVLLSALIGNNNSFASPRWGMVSPEEIDRVDVLYGPFSARYPGNAIGGVVEISTRMPGHLQGSVTVAGNRQHFDQYGTDGNYPAYQIAGTVGDKAGPLSWFLSANHVDSKSQPLAYITVAQSPTSATPGRAVTGAFDRLSRTGSPIFVIGAGGFERQRQDNFKAKMALDLASGFKVRWQSAVFLNDTNSHARTYLTDAGGNDVLSGVVNIGGRNISIPATAFSNQVYRFDERHWMHSASIEQAAPGFFWSLTGSIYDYGKSEQRIVGSAAAIGTNGAGSVVRMNGTGWRTLDLHGYAHATGAHQVHVGAHYDGFTLKNARFATADWKSGERGALTQLSRGHTRTFAIWAEDQWSLAPSLMATIGARYEWWKAYGGRNFSMAPVLAVEQPEVISSGLSPKASLRWQGTRGWSATLSAARAIRFPTVSELYQAIATGPTITVPNPNLRPEKANSAELAVEHRSNGGHIRLSLFREVVRDALLSQSAPLPGSTQLFNYVQNVGKTRTNGLEASFERRDLLPRFDVSGSFTLTDPTIVSDPAFRAAEGKNIPQVPRRKATLVGTWRATNAASFTLAGRYASRSYGTIDNSDVVAHTYQGFEPYLVLDARAVVKLPRNLQFAVGAENFTDKRYFLFHPFPGRTLTAEVGWRF